A single region of the Salvelinus sp. IW2-2015 linkage group LG20, ASM291031v2, whole genome shotgun sequence genome encodes:
- the aanat2 gene encoding arylalkylamine N-acetyltransferase 2, whose translation MTHQVSRSPFLKPFYTRTPVGGVIPRTQRRHTLPASEFRNLTPQDAISVFEIEREAFVSVSGECPLTLDEVLNFLSQCPELSLGWFEEGQLVAFIIGSGWGKERLEQEAMTQHIPETSAVHIHVLSVHRHARQQGKGSILLWRYLQYLRCVPGLRRALLACEEFLVPFYQKAGFKEKGPSAITVPNLTFQEMEYHIGGAAYARRNSGC comes from the exons ATGACACATCAGGTCAGCCGCTCTCCGTTCCTCAAGCCCTTCTACACGAGGACCCCGGTTGGTGGGGTCATTCCGCGAACCCAGAGACGCCACACGCTCCCCGCCAGCGAGTTCAGAAACCTGACCCCACAGGACGCCATCAGCGTGTTCGAGATCGAGAGAGAAG CATTCGTCTCTGTGTCTGGYGAGTGTCCACTCACTCTTGACGAGGTGCTGAACTTCCTAAGTCAGTGTCCGGAGCTCTCCCTGGGCTGGTTTGAAGAGGGCCAGCTGGTGGCGTTCATCATCGGCTCAGGCTGGGGCAAAGAGAGACTGGAGCAG GAGGCCATGACCCAGCATATCCCAGAAACCTCAGCAGTGCACATCCATGTGCTGTCTGTGCACCGCCACGCTCGCCAGCAGGGTAAAGGTTCCATCCTGCTGTGGCGCTACCTGCAGTACCTGCGATGTGTGCCAGGCCTCCGGAGGGCCCTGCTGGCCTGTGAGGAGTTCCTGGTTCCCTTCTACCAGAAGGCAGGCTTCAAGGAAAAGGGGCCTTCTGCCATCACCGTGCCCAACCTCACCTTCCAGGAGATGGAGTACCATATCGGCGGAGCGGCCTACGCACGGCGGAACAGCGGCTGCTAG
- the LOC111981152 gene encoding inactive rhomboid protein 1, whose product MAEPRRESTSSLQRKKPPWLRLDIPTAQVSLDEPPTFVQSYYVVFGVSARVSLRSISMPVEAPPTSGPRLATSLTPPAGPLLRQSSITQTIKTSRRVHFERINTVPVKGQRASRRGPRKHHSLSRTLLRGTADWFGVSKDGDATQKWQRKSLRHCSMRYGRLKPQVIRZMDLSSQDNISLTSTETPPPLYVPSSAHAFGMQKIVDPLARGRAFRMVEEVDGYSVPQTPVTPGAASLCSFTSSRSGLNRLPRRRKRESVAKMSFRAAXALVKGRSLRENATLRRMQRRSFTPASFMEEDGVDLPDELDTSFFARDCLMQEELSTYADEVFESPSDAAMMDVVQEEGSMLDETELTGSALDKSELERSHLMLPLERGWRKAKEGTPGPPKVPLRQEVVSVNGQRRGQRIVVPVKKLFAREKRPYGLGMVGKLTNRTYRKRIDSYVKRQIEDMDDHRPFFTYWITVVHLLITILAVCIYGIAPVGFSQHETVDSVSSRNKGVYENVKFVQQENFWVGPSSVSSDHLGAKYSPCMRQDQQVHDLIRDKRDIERDSACCVRNDRSGCLQTSEEECSSTLAVWVKWPRHHRPLSWRAKTGMVFLSHCRILHCMVSVCFQMTILRDLEKLAGWLRISIIYILSGITGNLASAIFLPYRAEVGPAGSQFGILACLFVELFQSWQILAQPWRAFIKLLCVVLFLFAFGLLPWIDNFAHIFGFXSGFFLSFAFLPYISFGRMDMYRKRLQIIVFLVVFLGLFAGLVVLFYVYPIKCDWCELLTCIPFTDKFCEKYDLNAHLH is encoded by the exons ATGGCTGAACCACGCCGTGAGAGCACCAGCAGCCTGCAGAGGAAGAAGCCTCCATGGCTCAGACTGGACATTCCCACTGCTCAGGTGTCCCTGGATGAGCCACCCACCTTCGTTCAG AGTTATTATGTGGTCT TCGGTGTAAGCGCCAGGGTTTCGCTCCGCAGTATCAGCATGCCAGTGGAAGCCCCTCCCACCTCCGGTCCCCGCCTCGCGACCTCTTTGACCCCGCCGGCCGGCCCCTTGCTACGCCAGTCCTCCATCACACAAACCATCAAGAC CAGCAGGAGGGTGCACTTTGAGCGGATTAACACAGTGCCCGTTAAGGGTCAGCGGGCATCTCGCCGCGGCCCCAGGAAGCATCACTCTCTCTCCAGAACCCTGCTCAG GGGCACAGCGGACTGGTTCGGGGTCAGTAAGGACGGCGATGCCACCCAGAAATGGCAGAGGAAGAGTCTGCGCCACTGCAGCATGCGCTATGGCCGTCTGAAGCCCCAGGTGATCCGGSAGATGGACCTGTCCAGTCAGGACAACATCTCTCTGACCAGCACCGAGACGCCCCCGCCCCTCTACGTACCCTCCTCAGCACACGCCTTTGGCATGCAGAAG ATCGTGGACCCGTTGGCGAGGGGGCGTGCGTTCCgtatggtggaggaggtggacgGTTACAGCGTGCCCCAGACCCCCGTCACCCCCGGCGCCGCTTCCCTCtgctccttcacctcctcccgcTCRGGCCTCAACCGGCTGCCGCGGCGACGCAAGAGGGAGTCTGTCGCCAAGATGAGCTTCAGGGCAGCARCMGCTCTGGTKAAG gGGCGCTCCCTGCGGGAAAACGCCACCCTGCGGCGGATGCAGAGACGCAGCTTCACCCCTGCTAGCTTCATGGAGGAGGACGGGGTGGACTTACCTGATGAGCTGGACACATCCTTCTTCGCCAGA GACTGTCTGATGCAGGAAGAGTTGTCCACATACGCTGACGAGGTGTTTGAGTCTCCGTCGGACGCGGCTATGATGGATGTGGTGCAGGAGGAGGGCAGTATGCTGGACGAGACGGAGCTGACCGGCAGCGCTCTGGACAAGAGTGAACTGGAGAGGAGCCATCTCATGCT gcCTCTGGAGCGAGGGTGGCGTAAGGCCAAAGAGGGAACCCCAGGACCGCCCAAGGTGCCCTTGCGGCAGGAGGTGGTGAGTGTGAACGGACAGCGACGGGGTCAGCGCATCGTTGTGCCCGTCAAGAAGCTGTTCGCTCGGGAGAAGAGGCCCTACGGGCTGGGCATGGTGGGGAAGCTCACCAACCGAACCTACCGCAAGCGCATCGACAGCTATGTGAAGAGGCAGATAGAGGACATGGATGACCATAG gcctttcTTTACGTACTGGATCACTGTTGTCCACTTGCTGATCACCATCCTGGCTGTCTGCATCTATGGCATCGCCCCCGTGGGCTTCTCCCAGCACGAGACGGTTGATTCTGTGA GTTCTAGAAACAAAGGTGTATATGAAAATGTCAAGTTTGTACAACAAGAGAACTTCTGGGTCGGGCCCAGTTCAGTAA GCTCTGATCACCTGGGGGCCAAGTACTCTCCCTGCATGCGTCAGGACCAGCAGGTGCACGACCTGATCCGGGacaagagagacatagagagagactctgCCTGCTGTGTACGCAACGACCGCTCCGGCTGTCTACAGACCTCAGAGGAGGAGTGTTCG AGTACTCTGGCCGTGTGGGTGAAGTGGCCGCGGCATCACAGACCCCTCAGCTGGAGGGCCAAGACAGGCATGGT CTTTCTGTCCCACTGTAGGATCCTTCACTGCATGGTGTCAGTGTGCTTCCAGATGACCATCCTGAGAGACCTGGagaagctggcaggctggctgagGATCTCCATCATATACATCCTGTCTGGCATCACCGGAAACCTAGCCAGCGCCATCTTCCTGCCCTACAGAGCAGAG GTGGGTCCGGCAGGCTCCCAGTTTGGCATCCTGGCCTGCCTGTTTGTGGAGCTGTTCCAGAGCTGGCAGATCCTGGCCCAGCCGTGGCGGGCCTTCATCAAGCTGCTGTGTGTGGTGCTCTTCCTCTTCGCCTTCGGCCTGCTGCCCTGGATCGACAACTTTGCCCACATCTTTGGCTTCRTCTCTGGCTTCTTCTTGTCCTTCGCCTTCCTGCCCTACATCAGCTTCGGACGCATGGACATGTACCGCAAGCGGCTGCAGATCATCGTCTTCCTGGTGGTGTTCTTGGGGCTGTTCGCCGGCCTCGTGGTGCTTTTCTATGTGTACCCCATCAAGTGTGACTGGTGTGAACTGCTCACCTGCATCCCCTTCACAGATAAGTTCTGTGAGAAGTATGACCTCAACGCCCACCTCCACTGA